A genomic segment from Pleurodeles waltl isolate 20211129_DDA chromosome 9, aPleWal1.hap1.20221129, whole genome shotgun sequence encodes:
- the HNRNPUL2 gene encoding heterogeneous nuclear ribonucleoprotein U-like protein 2 isoform X3, translating to MDTKKMRVADLRAELQRRGLDSRGLKAELAQRLDDALEAEGGQSKSPRPQRDEKSEESIEEEEEEEETELEEKKGESLRSPRIRGKARALAKVQSEEGSEELEGDEDAGSKRTRSQRTKEAEKTTIPVKDVTKIASPTKDTTRTGTPSKEANKTATPVRGRERVTTPGRGKATEVSEEEEILEEQTGSKRPRLRGKEKPAISVRGKGGPESEVEDSPEEEPEAKRPRLRGKEKADTLLCGQGGKGDEPEGSEEERPVTESRGLSRKGRAGPAARRRTSRSKEEVESSEDDDVPRQTRASRLRGKEKIDDAAHMKMEHEKGGEEDMITEEEDTESKDTGSRGKTKGRKGAVQARGTIGRAKDKNENNEEEDEEQETRRSSLRGKPVSSRVKSGKSEDNLSEASEEQEIKSPRLRGRIPRGRKEDVGPTDEVMGEIKSPRLRGKAGSQPHEKEGGGSTSEGKDEDIKSPRARAKTGRAKAAALVSDKDPEEMKEGSVEELKSPRLRGKKGKDKAELLTREKAETPTEETVDHENTGKEKVDTVDEKAEAVTVKSLEKEESDLAVKKGETLTQGHAEKEKTGAPVKTETTRKKAEREKAEALAREKAEREKAEALAREKAEREKAEALAREKAEREKAEALAREKAEREKAEALAREKAEREKAEALAREKAEREKAEALAREKAEREKAEALAREKAKREKAEALAREKAKREKAEALAREKAEREKAEALAREKAEREKAEALAREKAEREKAEALAREKAEREKAEALAREKAEREKAEALAREKAEREKAEALAREKAEREKAEALAREKAEREKAEALAREKAEREKAEALAREKAEREKAEALAREKAEREKAEALAREKAEREKAEAIAREKAEREKAEAIAREKAERLAREKAEREKADRLAREKAEREKAEALAREKAEREKAGALAREKAEREKAEALAREKAEREKAEALAREKAEREKAEALAREKAEREKAEALAREKAEREKAEALAREKAEREKAEALAREKAEREKAEALAREKAEREKAEALAREKAEREKAEALAREKAEREKAEAIAREKAERLAREKAEREKAERLAREKAEREKAEALAREKAEREKAEALAREKAEREKAEALAREKAEREKAEALAREKAEREKAEALAREKAEREKAEALAREKAEREKADRLAREKAEREKAERLAREKTEREKAEAQAREKAEREKAEALAREKAEREKAEREKADRLAREKAEREKADRLAREKAEREKAERLAREKAEREKAEAQAREKAEREKAEAQAREKAEREKAEALAREKAEREKAEALAREKAEREKADRLAREKAEREKAERLAREKTEREKAEAQAREKAEREKAERLAREKAEREKAEALAREKAEREKAEALAREKAEREKAEALAWEKAEREKAEALAREKAEALAREKAEREKAEAIAREKAEALAREKAEREKAEAIAREKAEALAREKAEREKAEAIAREKAEALAREKAEREKAEALAREKAEREKAEALACEKAEREKAEVLAREKAEREKAEAIAREKAEALAREKAEREKAEALAREKAEREKAEALAREKAEREKAEALAREKAEREKAEALAREKAEREKAEALAREKAEREKAEALAREKAEREKAEALAREKAEREKAEALAREKAEREKAEVGALACKKEKPGPPQAIPSDKEKTEALVPEKKTEPVASEEKRAEALVPEKKIQSFLKEASEAVLKEKVHTKDSDQVRGKSIAPEEQRVPEGPLPVVRPENATIPETPLVCTQGIEEIKQEGVALKESETGQDGVNGRRKRTWEEMEPEAGPSEDGQSGDEAQDDEKEGTEEELGTDDDPRSERSDAASSDDQRRGVKRPREEHGRTYHEYKEEAYYSRSRSPVPEEEEEAPLDETLVCLDTYTSDLHFKVNKDRYGGQPLFSDRFPALWCGARCTFGVSKGRICFEAKVVQNLPVQESCSEVPLLRVGWSVDRSASQLGEDDFSYGFDGRGLKVTGGEFEAYGQPFGESDVIGCFADFKDEVVELSFSINGSPLGIAFQVSQSALEGRPLLPHVLCKNLIVELNFGQKEKSYFTTTEDFAFLHNVPLEDRVRTPVPPKTAEECEVLLMVGLPGAGKSHWVQKHTLENPEKRYNVLGADRLLKQMRMQGPEVREIDSQRLDTLIKQATQCQIRLVPVASKRKRNFILDQCTVYSSAQRRKLHAFKGFSRKAVVVVPSDEDMKKRQELRRQEGGEEVPEHVLLEMKANFSLPEKCDYVDEVLYIGLQKEEAEKLVAANKEEALKVLPPHDKRANRRNNRNRPYRGFGQGNSGGGSGRGYDNRPYAQQQQQNWGQAGNRGWQNFYQDRDRYYRNYYGYQGYR from the exons ATGGACACTAAGAAGATGCGCGTAGCGGACCTTCGTGCCGAGCTGCAGCGGCGCGGGCTTGATTCCCGCGGCCTCAAGGCCGAGCTAGCCCAGCGACTGGACGATGCGCTAGAGGCCGAAGGGGGGCAATCAAAGAGTCCCCGACCCCAGCGGGACGAAAAGAGTGAGGAgagcattgaggaggaggaggaggaagaagagacggaATTGgaggagaaaaaaggagaaagctTGCGGAGCCCTCGGATTCGCGGTAAGGCTAGAGCATTGGCCAAGGTCCAGAGCGAGGAAGGCAGTGAAGAGTTGGAAGGTGATGAAGATGCAGGGAGCAAGAGGACGAGGTCGCAAAGGACTAAGGAAGCAGAAAAAACAACAATTCCCGTGAAAGATGTGACCAAAATTGCCTCGCCGACCAAGGACACAACCAGGACAGGCACCCCATCCAAGGAAGCAAACAAGACAGCAACACCTGTCCGTGGCAGAGAAAGGGTGACTACGCCAGGCCGTGGTAAAGCTACTGAGGTCAGCGAGGAAGAGGAGATCTTGGAAGAACAAACTGGGTCCAAGAGACCCCGATTGCGTGGTAAGGAGAAGCCAGCTATCTCTGTGCGTGGGAAAGGAGGCCCCGAGAGTGAAGTGGAAGACAGCCCTGAGGAAGAACCGGAGGCAAAGAGGCCCAGGCTACGGGGGAAAGAGAAAGCGGACACGCTGTTGTGTGGCCAAGGAGGCAAAGGCGATGAACCGGAGGGCTCAGAAGAAGAGAGACCGGTAACTGAGTCCCGGGGACTGAGCAGAAAGGGGAGGGCAGGCCCGGCAGCCCGTCGGAGGACATCCCGAagcaaggaggaggtggagagCTCCGAAGATGATGATGTACCACGGCAAACTAGGGCATCCCGACTACGTGGGAAAGAAAAGATTGATGATGCAGCCCATATGAAGATGGAGCATGAGAAGGGGGGCGAAGAAGATATGATAACTGAGGAGGAAGATACAGAATCTAAGGACACAGGATCACGTGGTAAAACGAAGGGTCGGAAAGGAGCTGTTCAGGCACGCGGGACAATAGGAAGGGCTAAAGATAAAAATGAGaataatgaggaggaggatgaagagcaagaaacACGACGATCCAGTCTACGTGGAAAGCCAGTCTCGTCTCGTGTAAAGTCTGGAAAATCTGAGGACAATTTGAGCGAAGCAAGTGAAGAGCAGGAGATAAAGAGCCCCAGGCTGAGGGGCAGAATACCCCGTGGCCGTAAggaagatgtgggtcccactgatgAAGTGATGGGGGAAATTAAAAGTCCTAGGTTGCGTGGGAAGGCAGGATCTCAGCCCCACGAGAAGGAAGGTGGCGGAAGTACCAGTGAAGGGAAAGACGAAGATATAAAGAGCCCAAGAGCACGAGCAAAAACTGGACGAGCAAAAGCTGCTGCTTTGGTGTCTGATAAGGACCCAGAAGAAATGAAGGAAGGGTCAGTGGAAGAACTGAAGAGCCCACGGCTTCGTGGAAAAAAGGGTAAGGATAAAGCTGAATTACTGACTCGAGAGAAAGCAGAAACCCCCACCGAGGAGACAGTTGACCATGAGAACACTGGAAAGGAGAAGGTTGACACAGTAGATGAGAAGGCTGAAGCCGTCACCGTGAAAAGTCTAGAAAAGGAAGAATCAGATCTGGCTGTTAAAAAGGGAGAGACTTTGACACAGGGGCATGCTGAGAAGGAAAAGACTGGGGCCCCTGTGAAGACGGAGACGACCCGCAAGAAGGCGGAGAGGGAAAAGGCTGAGGCGCTGGCCCGGGAGAAGGCGGAGAGGGAAAAGGCTGAGGCGCTGGCCCGGGAGAAGGCGGAGAGGGAAAAGGCTGAGGCGCTTGCCCGGGAGAAGGCGGAGAGGGAAAAGGCTGAGGCGCTGGCCCGGGAGAAGGCGGAGAGGGAAAAGGCTGAGGCGCTGGCCCGGGAGAAGGCGGAGAGGGAAAAGGCTGAGGCGCTGGCCCGGGAGAAGGCGGAGAGGGAAAAGGCTGAGGCGCTGGCCCGGGAGAAGGCAGAGAGGGAAAAGGCTGAGGCGCTGGCCCGGGAGAAGGCAAAGAGGGAAAAGGCGGAGGCGCTGGCCCGGGAGAAGGCAAAGAGGGAAAAGGCGGAGGCGCTTGCCCGGGAGAAGGCAGAGAGAGAAAAGGCGGAGGCGCTGGCCCGGGAGAAGGCAGAGAGAGAAAAGGCGGAGGCGCTGGCCCGCGAGAAGGCAGAGAGAGAAAAGGCGGAGGCGCTGGCCCGCGAGAAGGCAGAGAGAGAAAAGGCGGAGGCGCTGGCCCGCGAGAAGGCAGAGAGAGAAAAGGCGGAGGCGCTGGCCCGCGAGAAGGCAGAGAGAGAAAAGGCGGAGGCGCTGGCCCGCGAGAAGGCAGAGAGAGAAAAGGCGGAGGCGCTGGCCCGCGAGAAGGCAGAGAGAGAAAAGGCGGAGGCGCTGGCCCGCGAGAAGGCAGAGAGAGAAAAGGCGGAGGCGCTGGCCCGCGAGAAGGCAGAGAGAGAAAAGGCGGAGGCGCTGGCCCGCGAGAAGGCAGAGAGAGAAAAGGCGGAGGCGCTGGCCCGCGAGAAGGCAGAGAGAGAAAAGGCAGAAGCCATAGCTCGGGAGAAGGCAGAGAGAGAAAAGGCAGAAGCCATAGCTCGGGAGAAGGCGGAGAGGTTGGCCCGCGAGAAGGCAGAGAGGGAAAAGGCGGATAGGTTGGCCCGCGAGAAGGCGGAAAGGGAAAAGGCGGAGGCGCTGGCCCGCGAGAAGGCGGAGAGGGAAAAGGCAGGGGCGCTGGCCCGCGAGAAGGCGGAGAGGGAAAAGGCGGAGGCGCTGGCCCGCGAGAAGGCGGAGAGGGAAAAGGCGGAGGCGCTGGCCCGCGAGAAGGCAGAGAGAGAAAAGGCGGAGGCGCTGGCCCGCGAGAAGGCAGAGAGAGAAAAGGCGGAGGCGCTGGCCCGCGAGAAGGCAGAGAGAGAAAAGGCGGAGGCGCTGGCCCGCGAGAAGGCAGAGAGAGAAAAGGCGGAGGCGCTGGCCCGCGAGAAGGCAGAGAGAGAAAAGGCGGAGGCGCTGGCCCGCGAGAAGGCAGAGAGAGAAAAGGCGGAGGCGCTGGCCCGCGAGAAGGCAGAGAGAGAAAAGGCGGAGGCGCTGGCCCGCGAGAAGGCAGAGAGAGAAAAGGCAGAAGCCATAGCTCGGGAGAAGGCGGAGAGGTTGGCCCGCGAGAAGGCAGAGAGGGAAAAGGCGGAGAGGTTGGCCCGCGAGAAGGCGGAAAGGGAAAAGGCGGAGGCGCTGGCCCGCGAGAAGGCGGAGAGGGAAAAGGCGGAGGCGCTGGCCCGCGAGAAGGCGGAGAGGGAAAAGGCGGAGGCACTGGCCCGCGAGAAGGCGGAGAGGGAAAAGGCGGAGGCGCTGGCCCGCGAGAAGGCGGAGAGGGAAAAGGCGGAGGCGCTGGCCCGCGAGAAGGCGGAGAGGGAAAAGGCGGAGGCGCTGGCCCGCGAGAAGGCGGAGAGGGAAAAGGCGGACAGGTTGGCCCGCGAGAAGGCAGAGAGGGAAAAGGCGGAGAGGTTGGCCCGCGAGAAGACGGAGAGGGAAAAGGCAGAGGCGCAGGCCCGCGAGAAGGCGGAGAGGGAAAAGGCGGAGGCGCTGGCCCGCGAGAAGGCGGAGAGGGAGAAGGCGGAGAGGGAAAAGGCGGACAGGTTGGCCCGCGAGAAGGCGGAGAGGGAAAAGGCGGACAGGTTGGCCCGCGAGAAGGCAGAGAGGGAAAAGGCGGAGAGGTTGGCCCGCGAGAAGGCGGAGAGGGAAAAGGCAGAGGCGCAGGCCCGCGAGAAGGCGGAGAGGGAAAAGGCAGAGGCGCAGGCCCGCGAGAAGGCGGAGAGGGAAAAGGCAGAGGCGCTGGCCCGCGAGAAGGCGGAGAGGGAAAAGGCAGAGGCGCTGGCCCGCGAGAAGGCGGAGAGGGAAAAGGCGGACAGGTTGGCCCGCGAGAAGGCGGAGAGGGAAAAGGCGGAGAGGTTGGCCCGCGAGAAGACGGAGAGGGAAAAGGCAGAGGCGCAGGCCCGCGAGAAGGCGGAGAGGGAAAAGGCGGAGAGGTTGGCCCGCGAGAAGGCGGAGAGGGAAAAGGCGGAGGCGCTCGCCCGCGAGAAGGCGGAGAGGGAAAAGGCGGAGGCGCTCGCCCGCGAGAAGGCGGAGAGGGAAAAGGCGGAGGCGCTGGCCTGGGAGAAGGCAGAGAGGGAAAAGGCGGAGGCGCTGGCCCGGGAGAAG GCGGAGGCGCTGGCCCGCGAGAAGGCAGAGAGGGAAAAGGCAGAAGCCATAGCTCGGGAGAAGGCGGAGGCGCTGGCCCGCGAGAAGGCAGAGAGGGAAAAGGCAGAAGCCATAGCTCGGGAGAAAGCGGAGGCGCTGGCCCGCGAGAAGGCAGAGAGGGAAAAGGCAGAAGCCATAGCTCGGGAGAAGGCGGAGGCGCTGGCCCGCGAGAAGGCAGAGAGGGAGAAGGCGGAGGCGCTGGCCCGCGAGAAGGCAGAGAGGGAGAAGGCGGAGGCGCTGGCCTGCGAGAAGGCAGAGAGGGAGAAGGCGGAGGTGCTGGCCCGCGAGAAGGCAGAGAGGGAAAAGGCAGAAGCCATAGCTCGGGAGAAAGCGGAGGCGCTGGCCCGCGAGAAGGCAGAGAGGGAAAAGGCGGAGGCGCTGGCCCGCGAGAAGGCAGAGAGGGAAAAGGCGGAGGCGCTGGCCCGCGAGAAGGCAGAGAGGGAAAAGGCGGAGGCGCTGGCCCGCGAGAAGGCAGAGAGGGAAAAGGCGGAGGCGCTGGCCCGCGAGAAGGCAGAGAGGGAAAAGGCGGAGGCGCTGGCCCGCGAGAAGGCAGAGAGGGAAAAGGCGGAGGCGCTGGCCCGCGAGAAGGCAGAGAGGGAAAAGGCAGAGGCGCTGGCCCGTGAGAAGGCAGAGAGGGAAAAGGCGGAGGCGCTGGCCCGCGAGAAGGCAGAGCGAGAAAAGGCGGAGGTTGGGGCTCTGGcgtgtaaaaaagaaaaacctgGGCCTCCCCAAGCCATtccctctgacaaggagaagactGAGGCTTTAGTGCCAGAGAAGAAGACTGAGCCTGTGGCCTCTGAGGAAAAAAGGGCAGAAGCCTTGGTGCCAGAGAAGAAAATACAGAGTTTTCTAAAAGAAGCCAGCGAGGCTGTGCTGAAGGAGAAAGTGCATACTAAGGACAGTGACCAGGTCAGAGGCAAGAGTATAGCTCCAGAAGAGCAAAGAGTACCAGAAGGTCCATTACCTGTAGTCCGCCCAGAGAATGCTACAATACCAGAGACACCGCTGGTGTGCACCCAAGGAATTGAAGAAATTAAGCAAGAGGGGGTTGCACTGAAGGAGTCTGAGACTGGGCAAGATGGTGTGAATGGGAGACGTAAGCGGACTTGGGAAGAGATGGAGCCAGAGGCAGGACCCAGTGAGGATGGTCAGAGTGGCGATGAAGCACAAGATGATGAGAAGGAGGGCACAGAGGAAGAGTTGG GCACAGATGATGATCCCAGGAGTGAGCGCTCTGATGCTGCTAGCTCCGATGACCAGCGGCGTGGGGTGAAGAGGCCCCGTGAAGAGCACGGCCGCACTTATCACGAGTACAAAGAGGAGGCATACTACAGCCG ATCAAGATCCCCAGTgccagaggaagaagaggaagctcccCTGGATGAGACTCTTGTGTGCCTTGACACAT ATACCAGTGATCTTCactttaaagtaaacaaagaccgGTATGGAGGCCAGCCTCTCTTTTCAGACCGTTTTCCCGCACTCTGGTGCGGTGCCAGATGTACCTTCGGTGTGTCCAAGGGTCGAATCTGCTTTGAAGCAAAG GTAGTGCAAAATCTCCCTGTTCAGGAAAGCTGCAGCGAGGTGCCCCTGCTCCGGGTTGGTTGGTCTGTGGATCGTTCAGCTTCACAACTAG GGGAAGATGATTTCTCATATGGCTTTGATGGAAGAGGCTTGAAGGTTACGGGAGGTGAATTTGAGGCATACGGGCAACCGTTTGGTGAGAGTGATGTCATCGGCTGCTTTGCT GACTTCAAGGATGAGGTGGTGGAGCTCTCCTTCTCTATAAATGGATCTCCCTTGGGCATTGCTTTCCAGGTCAGCCAGTCAGCTTTGGAAGGTCGCCCACTGTTGCCACATGTACTTTGCAAAAACCTCATTGTGGAGTTAAATTTTGGCCAGAAGGAGAAGTCCTATTTTACAACTACAGAAGATTTTGCCTTCCTCCACAACGTTCCACTGGAGGATCGTGTGCGCACTCCTGTGCCCCCGAAAACTGCAGAAGAGTGTGAG GTGCTATTAATGGTCGGCCTCCCAGGTGCAGGAAAGAGCCACTGGGTTCAGAAGCACACACTTGAGAATCCAGAGAAGCGTTACAATGTCTTGGGTGCAGACAGGCTCTTAAAGCAAATgagg ATGCAGGGACCGGAAGTCCGAGAAATTGATTCTCAGCGTCTGGATACATTGATCAAACAAGCTACACAATGCCAGATTCGTCTTGTCCCTGTGGCTTCCAAGAGGAAAAGGAACTTCATCTTGGATCAG TGCACAGTTTATAGCTCTGCTCAGCGAAGGAAGCTCCATGCCTTCAAAGGATTTTCCCGCAAGGCTGTTGTGGTGGTCCCAAGTGATGAGGACATGAAGAAAAGGCAGGAACTGCGACGCCAGGAAGGAGGAGAAGAGGTCCCTGAGCATGTACTATTAGAGATGAAAG CCAACTTTTCCCTCCCCGAGAAGTGCGACTATGTGGATGAGGTTTTGTATATTGGCCTGCAAAAGGAGGAGGCAGAAAAGCTGGTGGCTGCAAACAAAGAGGAGGCTTTGAAAGTGCTCCCTCCACATGACAAGCGCGCAAATAGACGGAACAATCGCAATCGGCCTTACCGTGGCTTCGGGCAAGGCAACAGTG gtgGGGGCTCAGGCAGAGGATATGACAATCGCCCATAtgcacaacagcaacagcagaattGGGGTCAGGCTGGAAACCGAGGG